The Humulus lupulus chromosome 7, drHumLupu1.1, whole genome shotgun sequence region TttgtaatattaatttttttttatatgttggaGTATATTGTAGTTACAAAAGATACTTcacatattttcaaaaaaatttaaataatttatattgtCGAAATCAGTATTTAAACAACTTATTGTACgtatatttgttttgttttttatgcaaaaaatattattttaattctaatttttacgtcttaaattattaaaaacttttttttttaaatttgtagaAAGCATTTTACAACTATAATATACAcatcaaataaaaaaatgaaattaaaactTATCGATTATCGAAAATAGaaatttttattaatgatatgaACATACATGAGatgagttatatatatatatataaatatatatttatagaataaAATAATGATGATGAGTAATTTATTACCTGAAATGAAGAGTGACCCAAGTAGCATAACTACGAAAGCCATAAAGGCTTTATTATAAGCTGTAACAGAAGAAGCAGCCATGAGAATTTAGACCTTTAATCAGTTatcttatatattattatttttctctatagAGTACATGTTATATATAGGCTAGAATTTGGAGTTGTGTAGAGAGCTGAGATCGTAGCAGCCAGTACTATAAGTCGTCTACGTTTTTTTCCAGCCCGTTAATCACTCCATCAAAttctattaattatatatatacacacaagtCATGATGGTGACCCAGGTGGGGTTGATGAGTCTCAAAATTCATTGCATAATATAGAAAAAATTTAACTATGTGTTTGGAGTTTCTAATACTTCCAATGGAGAAGACCGACTCATATCTCCTAGCTCAGAATGAACAAGGATGAATAAGAAATATTAGTAATGTCTAATACTATAAGAAAGTGACATAATATTATTGATTTAATACTAAaatcttttaaatgaaaatttatctatttataacaaattttttttaacccTAATTTGATTATAGTTTTAgagtcacattttcaactaaacgacttgattagcaagtcttgcacgtTTACAAACATACAGTATAATAATTTTGGTTATCGAGGGTGTTACAATTTAttatcagagcagtctaggtttaaggattATTGAAAGACCGGTTGGACATGTATATTCGCAGCTAAAGACAAGTTCGACTCAAAGTTTTGTAATTGCGGACTCATATCTCCTAGTTGAGAATGACTAAGGGATACTAGTAGTGTCTAATACTACAAAAAAATGAAATAATGTTATTAGTGTAATTCAATAACGAGTCAcacataatttaatttaataaggattATAAGATTTCACTATCTGATTATAAAATGATATCTTATATGGATTTGGAGAACTTAAAGTGCCAAAAACCAACCCTCTTTCCTAGCTATACCATTTATATACGATGATCTCTCTTTTTCCTAGTCAAGTACAAATACTAGAAAAATTGATCACTTAGTTTGGTAATTCTCAACTGAAGTTATTACACTTACATCTGCATGCATGCCACACTGCCACGTGTATATATTATATCTAAATATCATATGAACACCTTGACTTTGACTATAAAAGTGGCATTAATTCATGTAGAATTTTAAGTGGGTGTATTTACCAATATTTGCTCTAATTTTTCATAGGCAGTATTAAATTGCCTTATTATCAACGAGTCTTGGTTAATATGTAGTCTAATATAGGTTAATTAATGGTGACGCTTCCAATTAATGCAAATTATTGTAACATAGTATGTATAAATCACTCCactccattaattaattaaatacaaattcACAAAACTACctaagatttaaaaaatatactaaaaatatgaaatatgtaaaaaattacaaatatataaagtgatataatcataaatatgagatttttttttaaacaaaatttacaaatttgtaataatatatttttttataaccaaaatttaaaaatttataattaaaattttcaagTTTGTTGCAACAGATGATTACAGAATCATAATAAACTgttatttgtatttttgtaatttttgtaaaatttcgtatgtttgaatttttttttaaaattacagtgtaatttttcattaattaaattattaaaccCAAAGATCGTGCCAAGATTTGTATGATTTTGGTGGAAATATGAAATTTTATAATAACACAAATGGATGGAAAGGAAGGGCACTGTATTTTTGGCCTCTCGTTTTCATATATACGTTATTGTCGTTTTGGTGGTAAATGCGGTCTAGTTTTAAATTCATCTATCTATAGTTTTGGTggtccttttattttatttatttatttgggtcAATTTTAGTTGGTCTTCTTTTTGTTATGTTGTTTTCTTAGTTATCTATTTACCTTTTGTTGGGTAATAGACTGACATGGTGTTTTCTGGAGTGCCGTCTTTTACTAGTGTATTGATGTCGTTCTACATTCATACATGTCGTTTACCTAATGTAATGTCGTTTTGCTTTTGTGGTCAAAGAGTGTGGTTTACAAGTTGCCATTTTTCTTAATTAGAGTTGAGGCATATTgtttttagaaaatttatttatttggtaccattttttttcaataatgctcgtataatattttgtattttaaaataatacaTATTCGGTATCTTAGACtcaaatttgataaataaaattttgtcattATGACAAaattgtcatcagttatatgaattaagtaattaaatatgAATTTGGAACTTATATAATTtagagcagtttgattaaattggtaaaattttattaattaaatttgagtttagagtaccaaatatatacgatttcaaaatacaaggTACTATAagagcattattgtaaacacatggtaccaaaatgatactttacaaaaatacatGATACCAAATAGTTATATACTCTTGTTTTTAAGGCTATTGTTGTTTTTATAATGTAAACATCCAAATTATGTCATAAATTGCCGTTTTCACTACTCTGAAAAAGACGCATTTGACTCTTGTAGATGACTTTCTTTCATTGTCGTAGTCATTTGATGCGAAGTGTTGCTATTTAACACTTTAATGTGTCAAACACCACACAAGGTGATAGCTCATAATTAGTTAGCGATTTCTCATAacacttattaaattcaaatatgtgagaCCCAATATTAAATAGCATCAATAATAATATGACACCTTATTGTGGCATTGGACAACACCATTAGTACCCCTGAGTTAAGAAGCCAACAAAACATTGGCAAACGACAATTGTCTTTGCAAAAAAAATAAACGAAGGAGCCAATAATACCAAacatccaccacctcctcctaaTCCTATTGTGATCTCCAACTGTCGTTTTCCAAATTATTGTCGTTTATTGGCTTTACATGTTGGCACGATGGAGCCATCTCGGTTGTGGTGGGGGTGTTGGACTATTGAGTCATCAGACCATCTGCTAGCAATGGCCACCACCGGCCATACCTATACTATTCACGCCTAGGTCCCAGGTGCCAAGTGGGACCAGAACTCATCTTATCTCATCAATTTATATTTATGGTAATACCTATTGTAATTATTGGCAAGAGATTGGGACACTTGATATAAATCCATAATAAACTATGTGGTTCCCCTCTTTTCCTTTCACAAATTAATATAAAAGAACTTATggtaaatttaattttataattttttgtggAAAAAGAtggaaatctaaaaaaaaaatgtggAAGTGTGATTTTTACCTAAAACGATTTTTAGCTTTTTGTTTTTTTAGCAATTTAGTttgtgagaatttttttttttttttgataactaAGTCCTCGAGTTTCAAAACTAGtaacaattaaatatttttagttaattttttatgaataattttgatatttttctaaatattatACACCTTTTAATATTTTTACACATTATATTgtatagaaaaatatatataaaaaaataaaaactatgaattttatataaaaaaaataattgttgTACCTGAAAAATACGAGCTGATGTGTCTTGTTTGTGATACAATTGTACAACATTTAATGAAACTTTTTTAGCTCTAGGTCCATGGGGCTGATTTCTAGATGCTTGGGTCGGTCCAAGCATAGGTCATCAAAGAATTGAGAAGATTGTTTAGGTAGATCCTAAGATCGCCTAAAACCTAGCTCGCGTAACCTGATAAGCATATCAAATTATTTTGGAACGTTTGAGCTCGCGCAGTATGACTTCAACTCGCAATAGATAAGTTGAAGACACAAATACGAATTCCTGGAGATTCAGGATTTATATCTATATAAAATTATTGTAATTTTGCATAACAAATGATCATTTAaactattaaatgtaatcaaTGTAATAAATGGTAATTATCCAATTTTGTAAGTTACCAAATTCTATTCAATTTTCTcttataaataaagaaagaaTTGACAAAAAAAAGAGACAGAACTTTCTTTATACTataattttggagaaattagctTAAACGACTGATGGATTTAATCACGTAAATTGCAAAGTTTATAACATGTCTAATTCTCTCAATTTAAGGGATAATTATGCTTAAAATCCCTAAACGAAAAAATGTTAGTATcaattcttattcttttcttGACCAAGACAATATTAATTTATCTATATTTTTGTATTTCTTTATCAATAATgagattatttattaatttataaatattatgaGATGTGTTAAGGCTACCAAGCCAACGTGGAGGATCAAACCAAcctttttggtggattttttcCACGTTTTGATGGCAAACCTATTTGATAAAAACAATTTAGTTTCACATTTCAAATTGACATATTTTGTTGGGTagtggaagaaaagaaaaaagttgATGTAGTGTAATATTTGGTTGTTACATCAAATTATTGTTTGAGATCCCATTTATAAATTAATTCAATTCTATTTTTTATTGGGTTTATATTTTTTcgaataatttattttatttcattatttgtttggactatatgttttgacaaattactttttagatttgtgttttgtaaaataatttagATACTCCTAAACTTAAAcccaattttgataaagaaaaaattgaataaaataacacaattattagacaaaataattttatttttgttttaaattattaatttagtaaattatttgtaatattagtccaaatttttttaactaaaattaaatttaagaTTCTATTTAAACAATTTTTTAAATCAAACAATCAAAAAAGTCTTTTGTCAAATAAATAGTACAAACTCTTAATTGGACAAAAACACAAAATAGAAAAGATATAAACTCTATTTTACtcactaaaaaaatatttttttagatgcCAACACAACACTTGTATTATTACATTAATATTCTTCTATACCAAACTACGTCACCCTAATAGCGATTCAAGGCACAATTATTTACATAAATccaccaaaataaaaataaaaactcaccAAATTGAGCATAACATAAATTTTATTTTGGTTACattattagaattttttttaatgaatcaataaaaaataaaaacaaaagtgcacttttattaaagaagaagtaaaaaaaaagataaagatTAGATTTTTAATAAATCGACATTGATATGAAAAAAAACAGAGGAAGATAAACAACACTCTTTGATGTTTTGAACCCGTGAATCTCTGAAAATCATTTCTCTTTTCTGTGGGCTTATtatcgaaggaagaaaaaaacTGTCTTTTGGGTTCTTTACATCTTTATATGTGTTTCTATGTGTGTATATGTGGTGTGTTGAATCAAAATCTCTGACGAACTCTTTAAGCCCGAGTTCCATGAGCGCCACCACCCTTCTCGACCGTCCGGTTACATGTCGGCGGTGTTGAATACTCAAGCTTCGGCAAGCGTCAATCGTCTTGGGCTTGACAACGGTCAGATTTCTTATTCTTGGTTGTTGTtaaaattttctgggttttctccggAATATCAATCTGAACTGTGTAAGACCGTGTCGAACGCAATGAATCCATCGAATGCTGGAAATAGAAGTTCGGGGTTTTCGCGTACGAATGAGAATAAATCGGATTTGAGGTTCGAGAACCCGTCCGTTTCGCGATCTGGGTCTGGTCTTACGAGGCCGAGGTTAGTGAAGGTGAGGAAGGGATTGAGTTCGCAGAATTTGAGGTCCACGGAGATCCCTAAAAAGCCGGTTGACTTTGGATACAATCCATTTCGACCCATTTCGGAGAATTCGCTCTCGGCCTCATCCGGGTCCGAAAAGGGATCATCAGTTTCGGGTGAGTTTGGGATTGGTAAGAGTGGTAATGACGCATTTGTGTTTGGCGTGGATAAGAGTGATTCAACAACTTATGTTGGAGGCTTTGAAAAAAGTGTTGTGGATGAATTGAAGAACTTGAAGATTGGAAGTGAGTTTGTAACTGCGAAAGACGATGTATTTGATTCAAGTTCAAGTGCTAGAGCTGGTTATAAGCAAAGTAGCAAGGTTGATGAAAGCATTATGTCCAAGCTTCCGGAAGATTTGAAAAAGTTGGACATTGGAGGTGCTGGGGATGGAAGGTTTGACCAGGATTCCAGTAGTATGGACATGAGGCTCCCAGAAGATATGAAGAATTTGAACATTGGAGACCTTGGCCATGAGAAACAAGCTGAGAAAGTTGGAAGTGGAAGGTTTAATGCAAGTGGAAATGAGAATGTCAGGTTTGGATTTGGGAGCAGTAACAATGTTGGTTGTTCTGTTAGCAAAACCATAGAGTTTGAACTTCGAAATGAGTTGAACAAGAGGTTGAATATTAAAGAAGAAACTGGTAAGCCTGATGGTGGTAGTGTCAGATATAATGCTGATGATACGAAGAAGTTTGAATTTGGAAGAAGTAGAATGGGTATTAATTCATTGGCCTCAACACTTCCTGATAAGATAAAGAATTTGAACTTAAAGGACTCTCTGAACACCAGTTACAAAGAGAATCCTGCCTTTCTAAGCAGTAAACATAAGGGTAGTGATTATGATGGAAGAATATATACTCATCTTCCAACAAACATGGAGGAAGAGACGGGTAGCAGGACTGGGGAGACTCTTCAGTCAGATATGGGAACCGGAACAGCTTCTTCCAATATATATGCAAAGAACATGCCGACTGGATATTTTGGTGGCATGTTATTTCATAATCTTGATAAGACCGAACATCAAGATTCTGTCTTACATAGCAGAATGCATGGTACGAATGTGAGTGGAAGTCAAGTTCTGCCAGACCAACCAAAAGATGAAGTCAAAATGAGTCGAGGCATTGCCTCATCATCGTCTTCATTTTCATCTAGTAGCTGTCATGCTCAAACAGCCACGAACAACTTTGAAGTGCCTGCTATTAATACACCTGAAAAGAAGAATGAATTTATCTTTACCAGCAAACGGGAAGGTTTTGGGACACCCTCTTTTGAATTTAAAACCGCAACAAATCTGTTTTCTGGGATAAATGAGAACTTGGAATTTAGTGCAAAGAGGGAATCCATTAGAGACACAGGAATGAAGAAAAAGAGTGGCAAATCGAAACGTCCCACTAATGTCCAGCTATGGCTCGGACAGGATTTTGTCTCTAGAGAAAGCATTTCCCAGGACATCCCTGAAGCTTCCGACTCCTATTCGCCAATGGATGTTTCTCCATATCAGGAGATATTGGCTGATCATCATCGATGTTCAAGAGAGAATTCTGTGACTTCTGATGATTCCCTCAGTTTTGATAACTCTATGGGAGCTGATTCAGTACAAAAAGTCTCAAACGATGCAATCGACGAAGATTTAGCCATGGCAACAGGAAGAATGGATATCAATGAAGGGAATGCACCATCTGGAGAAACAAAAGAGGAACACTTTGATCATAATGCTAATGCCGAAGGCACTATTGAAGAGTCTGTTTCTGGGGCTGAAACTGAAAGCTTTAAGTCTGCAACTGAGGAAGTAGACTTTATTAGTGATAACACAGTTATAGAAAGTGAAGCCAGTTCAAGCTCAAATATTGAGGGATATGACAATGATGGCAGTACTAAATTTGGTATTCCTTCTAGTTCAGAAGGATTAGGTGGCTCTAACTTCACCTTTTCTGCAGCTTCTGCTGCTCAAGGACAATCACCCTCTTCGAAACGTCTCCTTAAAAAGAAAAACTGGCTCAAAGTTGATACAGACAATGCAACTTCAAATGCTAAGATTTCTTATGCAACATCCTCTTCGCAATATATTCCATTCTCTGGTGCTTCATTACTTTTGTCACCGGCACGAGGTCAGAAAGGAGATCCAACTAGCCTGCAACGGAAAAGTAGAGAGAATTCCGAGGTAGGTAGAGCTCAGGCTGTCAACCAAGAGTTTGATTCTACTTCCGCAGTTAAAGCTCAGGAAGCTTGTGAGAAGTGGCGACTAAGGTTAGAATCATATCTTAATGTCTTAATTGGTAAAGGTTAATATAATAGTTGATATTTTCTTGTATTTCTTTCATATTTCCTTTTGATGAACCTTTGGTATTGGCATGTGGGTTCTAAAAGATCTTAAATGTGACATTAGGAGTGGTTTATGTATCCCTGCCCTTAAGAGTTTCTTCTTTTTTGTCATAAATATGTTATAAATCAGAGGAAACCAAGCATATACAGCTGGGGATCTGTCTAAAGCTGAGGATTGTTACACCCAAGgaataaatagtatttctagaaatgATACGTCTAGAAGCTGTCTCAGGGCATTGATGCTCTGCTATAGTAATCGTGCAGCAACACGCATATCTCTTGGAAGAATGAGAGATGCACTTGCAGACTGTATGATGGCTGCTGAAATAGATCCAAACTTTCTCAGGGCGCAAGTTAGAGCTGCCAAGTAAGTTTTTAAATTTTGCTATCTGATATAACATTTTGGCTTTTTATTCTTTATGCCTTTATAGTGTTCTGTGTGATTTCATCAATTACATTGGTCTTTTTTACATATTTGATCATACATTCTTTAGTTGTAAttgtgtaaattaaaatattaaatgtCCCATGGCATCAATCTTCTGCTAGATAGTTATCGAGTATGCTGTGCTATTTAGTGCTTGCTTTGTTGGATTTATTGGTCATCGAGTGCATTGCATAGTTCTACTTTGTTCATTCCATGAGGCACTTGTTTTCAATCTGAATTAGCAATAAATATGATGTTTCCCTAatctatgtttttttatttttgaagctgTTATCTTGCGCTTGGGGAAGTTGAAGATGCTGCACGACATTTCAGGATGTGTCTGCAAGCTGGAAGTGATGTATGTGTAGACCGCAAAATTGCAATAGAAGCTTCTGATGGCTTACAGAAGGTGCAGGTATGGTAatttgtttatgtttatatttaatactTGAGTTGTACATAGAACATGTAACTATGTATATGTAAATATCTATAACCTGTATTAAATATATCCATAGTCTTTATATAACAATATTTTAGAATGTTTAGACTGCTGTCTTTGCTGAAATTTGCTAGTGTCAATTTTTTCTGGTTTAATCTCATAAGCAATCAAGGTGTAAGATGTACCATTGTTTTGTTTCTTTACATGTTCATGCATTCTATTTAACTATTACTTTTGAGAAGCTTGGTGCTATATAATTTCTTGCCATATGATTTTTGTCTTTTGTCtccctctctttttcttttccaaTTAACTATCTTAAACTAGCTAGTGTACTGTGACTGGCTGACAGAGAGTCTCTGAACGCATGGATCAATCCGCTGAACTCTTGCACAGGAAAACACCTAGTGAGGCAGAGAGCGCTTTGGAATTAATTGCTGAGGCTCTAAAAATAAGTCCATACTGTGAAAAATTACTTGAAATGAAAGCCGAGTCTCTTTTCTTGGTCCGTGCTTCTCTATTTTAATAGATATTATTGGTTTTTAAGCTTTACTAGACTTGGAATGATCTTTGATAATTACGGGGTAACTACTGTGTCATATAGCAGACTCGGAGATATGAAGAAGTGATTGAGCTATGTGAGCAAACTATTGTTTCTGCTGAAAGGAACTCTCCTCCAGTGGATGCTTCTGACCAGTCTGCTAATATGGATGTTTCTAAACTTTCCAAGTACTTCTACT contains the following coding sequences:
- the LOC133790466 gene encoding uncharacterized protein LOC133790466 isoform X3, translated to MSAVLNTQASASVNRLGLDNGQISYSWLLLKFSGFSPEYQSELCKTVSNAMNPSNAGNRSSGFSRTNENKSDLRFENPSVSRSGSGLTRPRLVKVRKGLSSQNLRSTEIPKKPVDFGYNPFRPISENSLSASSGSEKGSSVSGEFGIGKSGNDAFVFGVDKSDSTTYVGGFEKSVVDELKNLKIGSEFVTAKDDVFDSSSSARAGYKQSSKVDESIMSKLPEDLKKLDIGGAGDGRFDQDSSSMDMRLPEDMKNLNIGDLGHEKQAEKVGSGRFNASGNENVRFGFGSSNNVGCSVSKTIEFELRNELNKRLNIKEETGKPDGGSVRYNADDTKKFEFGRSRMGINSLASTLPDKIKNLNLKDSLNTSYKENPAFLSSKHKGSDYDGRIYTHLPTNMEEETGSRTGETLQSDMGTGTASSNIYAKNMPTGYFGGMLFHNLDKTEHQDSVLHSRMHGTNVSGSQVLPDQPKDEVKMSRGIASSSSSFSSSSCHAQTATNNFEVPAINTPEKKNEFIFTSKREGFGTPSFEFKTATNLFSGINENLEFSAKRESIRDTGMKKKSGKSKRPTNVQLWLGQDFVSRESISQDIPEASDSYSPMDVSPYQEILADHHRCSRENSVTSDDSLSFDNSMGADSVQKVSNDAIDEDLAMATGRMDINEGNAPSGETKEEHFDHNANAEGTIEESVSGAETESFKSATEEVDFISDNTVIESEASSSSNIEGYDNDGSTKFGIPSSSEGLGGSNFTFSAASAAQGQSPSSKRLLKKKNWLKVDTDNATSNAKISYATSSSQYIPFSGASLLLSPARGQKGDPTSLQRKSRENSEVGRAQAVNQEFDSTSAVKAQEACEKWRLRGNQAYTAGDLSKAEDCYTQGINSISRNDTSRSCLRALMLCYSNRAATRISLGRMRDALADCMMAAEIDPNFLRAQVRAANCYLALGEVEDAARHFRMCLQAGSDVCVDRKIAIEASDGLQKVQRVSERMDQSAELLHRKTPSEAESALELIAEALKISPYCEKLLEMKAESLFLQTRRYEEVIELCEQTIVSAERNSPPVDASDQSANMDVSKLSKYFYFRIWRCHIAFKSYFHLGRLEDGLASLEKQEEKLSATYRNESKILESSIPPAVTVRELLRHKGMKHFRQEGMQKLLNAILLLCHAMLNHALFQLSVSAIVPLPTKHWVKLLML
- the LOC133790466 gene encoding uncharacterized protein LOC133790466 isoform X1, with product MSAVLNTQASASVNRLGLDNGQISYSWLLLKFSGFSPEYQSELCKTVSNAMNPSNAGNRSSGFSRTNENKSDLRFENPSVSRSGSGLTRPRLVKVRKGLSSQNLRSTEIPKKPVDFGYNPFRPISENSLSASSGSEKGSSVSGEFGIGKSGNDAFVFGVDKSDSTTYVGGFEKSVVDELKNLKIGSEFVTAKDDVFDSSSSARAGYKQSSKVDESIMSKLPEDLKKLDIGGAGDGRFDQDSSSMDMRLPEDMKNLNIGDLGHEKQAEKVGSGRFNASGNENVRFGFGSSNNVGCSVSKTIEFELRNELNKRLNIKEETGKPDGGSVRYNADDTKKFEFGRSRMGINSLASTLPDKIKNLNLKDSLNTSYKENPAFLSSKHKGSDYDGRIYTHLPTNMEEETGSRTGETLQSDMGTGTASSNIYAKNMPTGYFGGMLFHNLDKTEHQDSVLHSRMHGTNVSGSQVLPDQPKDEVKMSRGIASSSSSFSSSSCHAQTATNNFEVPAINTPEKKNEFIFTSKREGFGTPSFEFKTATNLFSGINENLEFSAKRESIRDTGMKKKSGKSKRPTNVQLWLGQDFVSRESISQDIPEASDSYSPMDVSPYQEILADHHRCSRENSVTSDDSLSFDNSMGADSVQKVSNDAIDEDLAMATGRMDINEGNAPSGETKEEHFDHNANAEGTIEESVSGAETESFKSATEEVDFISDNTVIESEASSSSNIEGYDNDGSTKFGIPSSSEGLGGSNFTFSAASAAQGQSPSSKRLLKKKNWLKVDTDNATSNAKISYATSSSQYIPFSGASLLLSPARGQKGDPTSLQRKSRENSEVGRAQAVNQEFDSTSAVKAQEACEKWRLRGNQAYTAGDLSKAEDCYTQGINSISRNDTSRSCLRALMLCYSNRAATRISLGRMRDALADCMMAAEIDPNFLRAQVRAANCYLALGEVEDAARHFRMCLQAGSDVCVDRKIAIEASDGLQKVQRVSERMDQSAELLHRKTPSEAESALELIAEALKISPYCEKLLEMKAESLFLQTRRYEEVIELCEQTIVSAERNSPPVDASDQSANMDVSKLSKYFYFRIWRCHIAFKSYFHLGRLEDGLASLEKQEEKLSATYRNESKILESSIPPAVTVRELLRHKTAGNEAFQAGRHAEAVERYTAALSCNVESRPFSAVCFCNRAAAYKALGQITDAIADCSLAIALDGKYAKAISRRATLYESIRDHGQAARDLQRLVSLLTKQVEDKANNLGPSDRSNTSSNDLRQARLRLSEIEEEARKDMPSDMYLILGIEPSVSASEIKKAYRKAALRHHPDKAGQFLARSDNGDDGLWKEISEEVYKDADRLFKMIGEAYAVLSDPTKRSRYDTEEETRNAQKKRHGSSTSRTQTDTQNYPFERSGNRRQWKDVWRQYGGTSSTWTEATRSNRYS
- the LOC133790466 gene encoding uncharacterized protein LOC133790466 isoform X2 encodes the protein MSAVLNTQASASVNRLGLDNGQISYSWLLLKFSGFSPEYQSELCKTVSNAMNPSNAGNRSSGFSRTNENKSDLRFENPSVSRSGSGLTRPRLVKVRKGLSSQNLRSTEIPKKPVDFGYNPFRPISENSLSASSGSEKGSSVSGEFGIGKSGNDAFVFGVDKSDSTTYVGGFEKSVVDELKNLKIGSEFVTAKDDVFDSSSSARAGYKQSSKVDESIMSKLPEDLKKLDIGGAGDGRFDQDSSSMDMRLPEDMKNLNIGDLGHEKQAEKVGSGRFNASGNENVRFGFGSSNNVGCSVSKTIEFELRNELNKRLNIKEETGKPDGGSVRYNADDTKKFEFGRSRMGINSLASTLPDKIKNLNLKDSLNTSYKENPAFLSSKHKGSDYDGRIYTHLPTNMEEETGSRTGETLQSDMGTGTASSNIYAKNMPTGYFGGMLFHNLDKTEHQDSVLHSRMHGTNVSGSQVLPDQPKDEVKMSRGIASSSSSFSSSSCHAQTATNNFEVPAINTPEKKNEFIFTSKREGFGTPSFEFKTATNLFSGINENLEFSAKRESIRDTGMKKKSGKSKRPTNVQLWLGQDFVSRESISQDIPEASDSYSPMDVSPYQEILADHHRCSRENSVTSDDSLSFDNSMGADSVQKVSNDAIDEDLAMATGRMDINEGNAPSGETKEEHFDHNANAEGTIEESVSGAETESFKSATEEVDFISDNTVIESEASSSSNIEGYDNDGSTKFGIPSSSEGLGGSNFTFSAASAAQGQSPSSKRLLKKKNWLKVDTDNATSNAKISYATSSSQYIPFSGASLLLSPARGQKGDPTSLQRKSRENSEVGRAQAVNQEFDSTSAVKAQEACEKWRLRGNQAYTAGDLSKAEDCYTQGINSISRNDTSRSCLRALMLCYSNRAATRISLGRMRDALADCMMAAEIDPNFLRAQVRAANCYLALGEVEDAARHFRMCLQAGSDVCVDRKIAIEASDGLQKVQRVSERMDQSAELLHRKTPSEAESALELIAEALKISPYCEKLLEMKAESLFLTRRYEEVIELCEQTIVSAERNSPPVDASDQSANMDVSKLSKYFYFRIWRCHIAFKSYFHLGRLEDGLASLEKQEEKLSATYRNESKILESSIPPAVTVRELLRHKTAGNEAFQAGRHAEAVERYTAALSCNVESRPFSAVCFCNRAAAYKALGQITDAIADCSLAIALDGKYAKAISRRATLYESIRDHGQAARDLQRLVSLLTKQVEDKANNLGPSDRSNTSSNDLRQARLRLSEIEEEARKDMPSDMYLILGIEPSVSASEIKKAYRKAALRHHPDKAGQFLARSDNGDDGLWKEISEEVYKDADRLFKMIGEAYAVLSDPTKRSRYDTEEETRNAQKKRHGSSTSRTQTDTQNYPFERSGNRRQWKDVWRQYGGTSSTWTEATRSNRYS